The proteins below are encoded in one region of Balaenoptera acutorostrata chromosome 11, mBalAcu1.1, whole genome shotgun sequence:
- the TCF20 gene encoding transcription factor 20 isoform X3 translates to MLEGCWPAAVLLNSMQSFREQSSYHGNQQSYPQEVHGSSRIEEFSPRQAQMFQNFGGAGGNSGGSGGSSGGGRRGTASAAAAAAMASETSGHQGYQGFRKEAGDFYYMAGSKDPVAAGTPQPAQRRPSGPVQSYGPPQGSSFGNQYGSEGHVGQFQAQHSALGGVSHYQQDYTGPFSPGSAQYQQQPSSQQQQQVQQLRQQLYQSHQPLSQATGQPASGSSHMQPMQRPSTLPASATGYQLRVGQFGQHYQSSAATSSSSFPSPQRFSQSGQSYDGSYSVNAGSQYEGHNVGSNAQAYGTQSNYSYQPQSMKNFEQTKIPQGTQQGQQQQQQQQQQQQQQQQQQQQQQQQQQHPPPPQHVMQYTNTATKLPLQSQVGQYSQPEVPVRSPMQFHQNFSPISNPSPAASVVQSPSCSSTPSPLMQSGENLQCGQGNVPMGSRNRILQLMPQLSPTPSMMPSPNSHAAGFKGFGLEGVPEKRLTDPGLSSLSALSTQVANLPNTVQHMLLSDALTPQKKTSKRPSSSSKKADSCTNSEGSSQAEEQLKSPLAESLDGGCSSSSEDPGERVRQLSGQSTSSDTTYKGGASEKAGSSPAQVTQNEAPGLSASPVAREETASPGAKDMPLSSEGNPKVSEKTVGVIVSREAMTSRVEKPGGQEKGSQEDDPAATQRPPSTGGAKETSHASLPQPEPPGGGNKGNKNGDNNSNHNGEGNGQSGHSTGGSGFIGRTEPSKSPGSLRYSYKDSFGPAVPRNVSGFPQFPTGQDKGDFTGHGERKGRNEKFPSLLQEVLQGYHHHPDRRYSRSTQEHQGMAGGLEGATRPNVLVSQTNELASRGLLNKSIGSLLENPHWGPWERKSSGSAPEMKQINLADYPIPRKFEIEPQSSAHEPGGSLSERRSVICDISPLRQIVRDPGAHSLGHMGADTRLGRNERLNPSLSQSVILPGGLVSMETKLKSQSGQIKEEDFEQSKSQASFNNKKSGDHCHPTSIKHESYRGNASPGAATHESISDYGPQDGRPTPMRRVPGRVGGREGMRGRSPSQYHDFSEKLKMSPGRSRGPGGDPHHINPHMTFSERANRSSLHTPFSSNSESLASAYHTNTRAHAYGDPNAGLNSQLHYKRQMYQQQQEEYKDWSSSSAQGVIAAAQHRQEGPRKSPRQQQFLDRVRSPLKNDKDGMMYGPPMGTYHDPSGQDGGRCLMSSDGLSNKGIELKHSSQKLQQESCWDLSRQTSPAKSSGPPGMSSQKRYGPPHETDGHGLAESTQSSKPSNVMLRLPGQEDHSSQNPLIMRRRVRSFISPIPSKRQSQDVKNSNAEDKGRLLHPPKEGADKAFNSYAHLSHSQEIKSIPKRESSKDLPSPDGRNCPAVTLTSPAKTKILPPRKGRGLKLEAIVQKITSPNIRRSASSNSAEAGGDTVTLDDILSLKSGPPEGGSGAVQDAEMEKRKGEVVSDLVCPTNQDLSIEKPLARSSEEWRGSGDDKVKTETHPDTATAGKEPPGAMMSSTSQKPGSNQGRTDGSLGGTAPLIFPDSKNVPPAGSLAPEANPKAEEKENDTVTISPKQEGFPPKGYFPSGKKKGRPIGSVNKQKKQQQPPPAPPQPPQIPEGSADGEPKPKKQRQRRERRKPGAQPRKRKTKQAVPIVEPQEPEIKLKYATQPLDKTDAKNKSFFPYIHVVNKCELGAVCTIINAEEEEQTKLVRGRKGQRSLTPPPSSTESKVLPASSFMLQGPVVTESSVMGHLVCCLCGKWASYRNMGDLFGPFYPQDYAATLPKNPPPKRATEMQSKVKVRHKSASNGSKTDTEEEEEQQQQKEQRSLAAHPRFKRRHRSEDCGGGPRSLSRGLPCKKATTEGSSEKTVLDSKPSVPTTSEGGPELELQIPELPLDSNEFWVHEGCILWANGIYLVCGRLYGLQEALEIAREMKCSHCQEAGATLGCYNKGCSFRYHYPCAIDADCLLHEENFSVRCPKHKVRLWR, encoded by the coding sequence GAGGGCTGTTGGCCTGCTGCGGTGCTGCTGAACAGTATGCAGTCCTTCCGGGAGCAAAGCAGTTACCACGGAAACCAGCAGAGCTACCCACAAGAGGTACACGGCTCATCCCGGATAGAAGAGTTCAGCCCTCGCCAGGCCCAGATGTTCCAGAATTTTGGGGGTGCAGGTGGCAATAGTGGTGGCAGTGGCGGCAGCAGTGGTGGTGGACGACGAGGAACAGCGTCTGCTGCTGCAGCAGCGGCAATGGCTAGTGAAACCTCCGGCCATCAGGGCTACCAGGGTTTCAGGAAAGAGGCTGGAGACTTTTACTACATGGCAGGCAGCAAAGACCCCGTGGCAGCCGGAACCCCGCAGCCTGCTCAGCGAAGGCCTTCTGGGCCTGTGCAGAGCTATGGACCCCCCCAGGGGAGCAGCTTTGGCAATCAGTATGGGAGTGAGGGTCATGTGGGCCAGTTTCAAGCACAGCACTCTGCCCTTGGTGGCGTGTCTCATTATCAGCAGGATTACACGGGACCTTTCTCTCCAGGGAGCGCTCAGTACCAGCAGCAGCCTTCCAGCCAACAGCAGCAGCAAGTGCAGCAGTTGAGACAGCAGCTTTACCAGTCCCATCAGCCTCTGTCGCAGGCCACTGGCCAGCCAGCGTCCGGCTCATCCCACATGCAGCCGATGCAGCGGCCCTCAActctgccagcctctgccactggtTACCAGTTAAGAGTGGGTCAGTTTGGCCAACACTACCAGTCTTCTGCCgcgacctcctcctcctccttcccttcaccACAACGTTTCAGCCAGTCTGGACAGAGCTATGACGGCAGTTACAGTGTGAATGCTGGATCCCAGTACGAAGGACATAATGTGGGTTCTAATGCACAGGCTTATGGAACACAATCGAATTACAGCTATCAGCCTCAATCTATGAAGAATTTTGAACAGACGAAAATTCCACAAGGGACCCAgcaggggcagcagcagcagcagcagcagcaacagcaacagcagcagcagcagcagcagcagcagcagcagcagcagcaacagcagcatcCCCCTCCTCCTCAGCATGTGATGCAGTATACCAACACTGCCACCAAGCTGCCGCTGCAAAGCCAGGTGGGGCAGTACAGCCAGCCCGAGGTTCCTGTGAGGTCCCCCATGCAGTTTCACCAGAACTTCAGCCCCATTTCTAACCCTTCCCCGGCTGCCTCTGTGGTTCAGTCTCCAAGCTGTAGCTCTACCCCATCTCCTCTTATGCAGAGTGGGGAGAATCTCCAGTGTGGGCAAGGCAATGTGCCGATGGGTTCCAGAAACAGAATTCTACAGTTAATGCCTCAACTCAGCCCAACCCCATCAATGATGCCCAGTCCTAATTCTCATGCTGCAGGCTTCAAAGGGTTTGGACTAGAAGGGGTGCCAGAAAAGCGGCTGACAGATCCTGGGTTGAGTAGTTTGAGTGCCCTGAGTACGCAAGTGGCCAATCTTCCTAATACTGTTCAACACATGCTACTTTCCGATGCCCTGACACCTCAGAAGAAGACCTCCAAGAGGCCTTCTTCATCTTCTAAGAAAGCAGACAGCTGCACAAACTCCGAAGGCTCCTCACAGGCTGAAGAACAACTGAAGTCCCCTCTGGCAGAGTCACTGGATGGAGGCTGCTCCAGCAGTTCCGAGGACCCAGGTGAGAGAGTGAGGCAGCTGAGTGGCCAGAGCACCAGTTCTGACACCACCTACAAGGGTGGAGCCTCAGAGAAGGCAGGCTCCTCACCAGCACAAGTCACTCAGAATGAAGCCCCCGGACTCAGTGCCAGTCCTGTAGCCAGAGAAGAGACCGCCTCGCCAGGTGCTAAGGACATGCCATTGTCATCTGAGGGCAACCCAAAAGTCAGTGAGAAGACAGTTGGGGTGATTGTCTCCCGGGAAGCTATGACAAGTCGGGTAGAAAAACCTGGTGGGCAAGAAAAAGGCTCCCAAGAGGATGATCCTGCAGCCACTCAAAGGCCACCCAGCACTGGCGGGGCAAAGGAAACCAGTCATGCGTCACTTCCACAGCCAGAGCCTCCGGGAggaggaaataaaggaaacaaaaatggagataataactcCAACCACAATGGAGAAGGAAACGGCCAGAGCGGGCACTCCACAGGGGGCTCTGGTTTTATAGGCAGAACTGAGCCTAGCAAATCTCCTGGAAGCTTGCGCTATAGTTACAAAGATAGCTTTGGGCCAGCCGTGCCAAGAAATGTCAGTGGCTTTCCTCAGTTTCCTACAGGACAAGATAAGGGGGACTTCACTGGCCATGGGGAGCGAAAGGGTAGGAATGAGAAGTTCCCTAGCCTCCTGCAGGAAGTGCTTCAGGgttaccaccaccaccctgacaGGAGATATTCTAGGAGTACTCAGGAGCACCAGGGCATGGCTGGTGGCCTAGAAGGAGCCACAAGGCCTAATGTGTTAGTTAGTCAAACCAATGAATTAGCTAGCAGGGGCCTTTTGAACAAAAGCATTGGTTCCTTATTAGAAAATCCCCATTGGGGCCCCTGGGAAAGGAAATCAAGTGGCTCGGCTCCTGAAATGAAACAGATCAATTTGGCTGACTATCCAATTCCCAGAAAGTTTGAAATAGAGCCTCAGTCATCAGCCCATGAGCCCGGGGGTTCCCTCTCTGAAAGAAGATCAGTGATCTGTGATATTTCTCCACTAAGACAGATTGTCAGAGACCCGGGGGCTCACTCACTGGGACACATGGGTGCCGACACCAGACTTGGGAGGAATGAACGTCTCAATCCAAGTTTAAGTCAGTCGGTCATTCTTCCAGGTGGGTTGGTGTCCATGGAAACAAAGCTGAAATCGCAGAGTGGGCAGATAAAAGAGGAAGACTTTGAACAATCCAAGTCCCAAGCTAGTTTCAACAACAAGAAATCTGGAGACCACTGCCACCCTACTAGCATCAAGCATGAGTCTTACCGAGGCAACGCCAGCCCTGGAGCAGCTACCCATGAGTCCATCTCAGACTATGGCCCACAGGACGGCAGACCCACGCCAATGCGGCGAGTCCCTGGCCGAGTTGGTGGTCGGGAGGGCATGAGGGGTCGTTCCCCTTCTCAGTATCATGACTTTTCAGAAAAATTGAAGATGTCTCCTGGGAGGAGCAGAGGCCCAGGGGGAGACCCTCATCACATAAACCCACATATGACCTTTTCAGAGAGGGCCAACAGGAGTTCTTTGCACACTCCCTTTTCTTCCAACTCAGAAAGCCTGGCCTCTGCTTATCACACAAACACTCGCGCTCATGCTTATGGGGACCCCAATGCAGGTTTGAATTCTCAGCTCCATTACAAGAGACAGATGTACCAACAGCAACAAGAGGAATATAAGGACTGGAGCAGCAGTTCTGCTCAGGGAGTGATTGCTGCGGCTCAGCACAGGCAGGAAGGACCCCGCAAGAGTCCAAGGCAGCAGCAGTTTCTTGACCGAGTACGGAGCCCCCTGAAGAATGACAAAGATGGCATGATGTATGGCCCACCGATGGGGACTTACCATGACCCCAGCGGTCAGGACGGTGGGCGCTGCCTCATGTCTAGTGATGGTCTTTCTAACAAAGGCATCGAATTGAAGCACAGCTCCCAGAAGTTACAACAAGAATCTTGTTGGGATCTTTCTCGGCAAACTTCTCCAGCCAAAAGCAGCGGTCCTCCAGGAATGTCCAGTCAAAAAAGGTATGGACCACCCCATGAGACCGACGGACATGGGCTAGCTGAGTCTACACAGTCATCCAAACCTAGTAATGTTATGCTAAGGCTTCCAGGTCAAGAGGATCATTCTTCTCAAAACCCCTTAATCATGAGGAGGCGTGTCCGTTCTTTTATCTCTCCCATTCCCAGTAAGAGACAGTCACAAGATGTGAAGAACAGTAACGCTGAAGATAAAGGGCGCCTCCTTCACCCACCAAAAGAAGGTGCTGATAAAGCCTTCAATTCCTATGCCCATCTTTCTCACAGCCAGGAGATCAAGTCCATCCCGAAGAGAGAATCCTCCAAGGACCTTCCAAGTCCAGATGGTAGAAACTGCCCTGCTGTTACCCTCACAAGTCCTGCTAAGACCAAAATACTGCCCCCACGGAAAGGACGGGGGTTGAAATTGGAAGCTATCGTTCAGAAGATCACATCCCCAAACATTAGGAGGAGTGCATCCTCGAACAGTGCAGAGGCTGGGGGAGACACGGTTACTCTCGATGACATCCTGTCTTTGAAGAGCGGCCCTCCCGAAGGCGGGAGTGGTGCTGTTCAGGATGCCgagatggagaagagaaaaggtgaggtggtgtcTGACCTAGTCTGTCCAACAAACCAGGACTTGAGCATAGAAAAGCCTCTTGCACGGTCTTCGGAGGAGTGGCGTGGCAGTGGGGATGACAAAGTGAAGACCGAGACACACCCAGACACGGCCACTGCTGGAAAGGAACCCCCTGGTGCCATGATGTCCTCAACCTCACAGAAGCCTGGGAGTAACCAAGGGAGAACAGATGGTTCCCTGGGCGGGACAGCACCTCTAATCTTTCCTGACTCCAAGAATGTACCTCCAGCGGGCTCCTTGGCTCCTGAGGCAAACCCCAAGGCTGAAGAGAAGGAGAACGATACAGTGACGATTTCCCCCAAACAGGAGGGTTTCCCCCCAAAGGgttatttcccatcaggaaagaagaaggggAGACCCATTGGTAGTGTGaataagcaaaagaaacaacagcAGCCGCCACCTGCACCCCCTCAGCCCCCTCAGATACCAGAAGGTTCTGCAGATGGAGAGCCAAAGCCAAAAAAGCAGAggcaaaggagggagagaaggaagcctGGGGCGCAGCCAAGGAAGCGGAAAACCAAACAAGCAGTTCCCATCGTAGAGCCCCAAGAACCTGAGATCAAGCTGAAGTATGCCACTCAGCCACTGGATAAAACTGATGCCAAGAACAAGTCTTTTTTCCCTTATATCCATGTAGTAAATAAGTGTGAACTTGGAGCCGTTTGTACAATCATCAATGCTGAAGAAGAAGAACAGACCAAATTGGTGAGGGGTCGGAAGGGTCAGAGGTCCCTGACCCCTCCACCCAGCAGCACTGAAAGCAAGGTGCTCCCAGCTTCATCCTTTATGCTGCAGGGACCTGTCGTGACAGAGTCTTCTGTTATGGGGCACCTGGTTTGCTGTCTGTGTGGCAAGTGGGCCAGTTACCGGAACATGGGCGACCTCTTTGGACCCTTTTATCCCCAAGATTATGCAGCCACTCTCCCCAAGAATCCGCCTCCTAAGAGGGCCACGGAAATGCAGAGCAAAGTTAAGGTACGGCACAAAAGCGCTTCCAATGGCTCCAAGACGGAcactgaggaggaggaagagcagcagcagcagaaggaGCAGAGGAGCCTGGCCGCCCACCCCAGGTTTAAGCGGCGACACCGCTCGGAAGACTGTGGCGGAGGCCCCCGCTCCCTGTCCAGGGGGCTCCCTTGTAAAAAAGCAACCACCGAGGGCAGCAGCGAAAAGACTGTTTTGGACTCAAAGCCCTCTGTGCCCACCACTTCAGAAGGTGGCCCCGAGTTGGAGTTACAAATCCCTGAACTACCTCTTGACAGCAATGAATTTTGGGTCCATGAGGGTTGTATTCTCTGGGCCAATGGAATCTACCTGGTCTGTGGCAGGCTCTATGGCCTGCAGGAAGCGCTGGAAATAGCCAGAGAGATG